The Gammaproteobacteria bacterium nucleotide sequence CGGGCATCATTACTGTAGACAATAATGCATCTTGGCCATTTAATGGGCCTGCGTCAATTGGTACTCCAATAACCGCACGCGTCGTAATACCAGCAACAGCACCAGCTAAATGAGCAGCTAAGCCAGCAGCACAAATAAACACCTTACAGCCACGAGTTTCAGCATCCGTTACATAGTTGTGAGTTGCTTCTGGGGTACGGTGTGCCGATGTAATCTTAACTTCAAATGCAATATTAAAAGATTTCAGGACATCAAAGGTGTGTTGCATTACGGGTAGGTCAGAATCTGATCCCATTAATATCGCGACAAATGGTTTGCTCATTATATTTTCCTAACTGATTTAAATAAAATAATTGTATCGAAATTATTCACGCTCGAATTTATAACTACATTTTTTTTGCGGGCATTGAATTTTAGTACCAGTCGCTGTTTTCTTTTCGATTAAGATTGCCCAATCACACTCAGGGCAGACTTTGGAAATCGGCTTATAGTTAACGACATACTTACATTTCGGATAACTATCACACGCATAAAAGGTTTTACCATAGCGCGATACTCGCTGCGCTAAGTGACCCTTACTACATTGAGGGCAGCTGGTTTGTTGGAGTTGATTTTGATGTTCAATGTGGTGGCATTGGGGGTAATTAGAGCAACCAATAAAAATACCATAGCGGCCCTTTTTAATCGCTAACTCATGCTGGCACACCGGGCAGTTTGAACCGTCGATGAGCTGCTCGTCCAAAGTTTCATGCTGAACTAAGGGACGGCTATAATCACAAGCCGGATATTGACAACATCCCAAAAAAGGACCGTGCTTAGAATTTTTAATCGCAAGTTCGCTACCGCACTGCGGACACAACTCATATTCTTTCTCTAAGGCGTGCTCATGTTGTGTGAACAACTGAGGCTGCTTCATACGACGTCACCAAATGAACAATAATGAGGCAGATTATATCAGACTAGCTTGTTAACAAGCTATCTATTGACGACATTTTATGTCACCAAGTCAATAATCCTCACAAACCATCGGTCGTAAACCAAGCAACACTTAACCCTGACAGTAGTATAATGCCGATTTCTCTTGAATATTTAGCTGATAAGTAACATTGAGTTCTGTGTATTGATTAGCTAAGTCCCCTTGGGCAACCGAGTCCATGTCAGTGACACACAGCATATGCTCAAGATCATCGAAGTCGCCTTCTTTTTCAATCGAAATATTCTCACAATTCCAATAGTCATAACCATATTGACGAAATAAACGTTTATAGAAACGATGGTGAACCTTACTAGAAATACAAAACCCATAACGATAACCTAGTGCAGCGCTAAATCTAGTCAAGGCTAAACAAAACTGTTTTTGTAAATTAATTCGAGGAATTTTAATATCCGGACGCAAAGACAATCGCATCCATTGACAATAACCTACGCTATTTAAACTGAGATGTGGCATCTGTTGAGTTAATTGTTCACCCGACCGCTCAAGCGGCAATAAGTCCATATTATCAGCACCACATATTCTAATCCCACCAAGACATTGACTGCCGATTCGGGCGATTAGTATGTCAGACTTTCGATCTAGTTCTTCTTCTATTCCGCAAAAATCTGGTAACCGTAACACTTTTCGATAGCTTTCTTCTCGTAATTTATAGTATTGCTTGAGTAGATCTTGGTCACTAGTTATCTCAAATATAACATGCATAATTACAACCTAACGGGAATATCAATGAGTTCTCTACAATGAAATAATCCGTTAGATTGCAGATAGAAATAAAGGGCACTAAATAAGCCCTTAAAGCGTCATACTTGTTTCATCCTTACAAGCGCAAGTGTACGTTAATCGTTCACATATCAATATGATACAATACAAACTTACTATTTTACAAGTACTTATTAGATACCATCGCGTATGAACCACGGCTGAATTATTAAACATAAACTACTTAATGCTTAAAATAACGAATAATTAAGAGCGATATTATTTGATTAATTTTTGCAATGGCTTTCTCGTTGAACGAGCATTTGGCAGCATTCCAACGCCAATACGCCCCATAAATACTTGGGTATTTATGTCACTATCACCAAGCAAACTATCGAGTGTTGACGTCAGTTCTTTTGCTAATTTATTAGCCGGTTTATCGTGGGTGAATTCCAGAGAATTAGTGACATATTTAGAAAATATTAACGGGGTCATTTCAGGCTGAAATTGTAAACCGAGTTGACTAGCGGTTAACCAAAACCTCTGAGTTGCCTTGCCACCGGAGTGGAAGTCATGCTCTGTTGATAAGTCCTTATCAGCAACAATGATAAAATGTGCACCACAGCATAGTGCGGGAATTAGGTCTAATTGAATGCGTGGCAACCAAGTACCGGCAAAGTAACGATTGAGCCAACAGACCCGCTCCCAACTTGTCATCGCCCATCGCATTGACTTTAATGATAGCCAATCAAGGCCAACGGCTTGGTCTGGGATTTTGTCTTCACTAAATTGTGCATCCCACTCAATAATCCTTTTATGGACACAATAAGCCTCAGGGATCGTAAGTCTAACCTTAGCATTTTTAAACAATAATTTAGCAAATTGCCATTTTGAATCACGACCTTCAAACCAAAGCACTTGATAACCAGCACCTACCGACTGCTGCAACATATCTTTTTGATGCTTACTCAAATCAGTCGTAGTAAAAGGTCGACGCTGAGTACAACGTGTTTTAACAAAAGGGAGTAATCGGCTAGTTTTTATTTGTTCGTCAACTTTCAGTTCAGTTTTTATGACGGTTGGCGAATTTAATGTGTTTGGGTAAGAGTATTGAACTGTCATTTTTTGATCGCTGGCGGCAATCTCGATCGTTTCAAGTAGCGCTCCGATAGCGATTTGACTGGCACGGCCATCTAAATCATAGACACACCAATCTTTGGTATCAGTTGCATGAATAAGAAATGTTCGATCATCAATTATTTCAAACTGCCACGGTTGAGTATTATCCCCACTTGGTGCCCAACGCGCTAATTCAAGTATCTGCTGTATCGCAGATGGTTCGTTACCAACAGTCATTAATTTCACTCCTAGCTAGCTGCCTACGGAGACATCATTGTGACAACAAATGTAATGATTTCTTATATCTACCGTCGAGAAGATAGATAGTCCAGCACTAACAGATACTGTTGTTTTTACCTATCTAGAACAATTAATAAAAACGGCATCCTTGCCGTTTCATAGACTTCCATATCAAATCCAGCTACGCTAAATAATTAGTAGTTATGTACGCTTG carries:
- a CDS encoding nitroreductase family protein; this translates as MTVGNEPSAIQQILELARWAPSGDNTQPWQFEIIDDRTFLIHATDTKDWCVYDLDGRASQIAIGALLETIEIAASDQKMTVQYSYPNTLNSPTVIKTELKVDEQIKTSRLLPFVKTRCTQRRPFTTTDLSKHQKDMLQQSVGAGYQVLWFEGRDSKWQFAKLLFKNAKVRLTIPEAYCVHKRIIEWDAQFSEDKIPDQAVGLDWLSLKSMRWAMTSWERVCWLNRYFAGTWLPRIQLDLIPALCCGAHFIIVADKDLSTEHDFHSGGKATQRFWLTASQLGLQFQPEMTPLIFSKYVTNSLEFTHDKPANKLAKELTSTLDSLLGDSDINTQVFMGRIGVGMLPNARSTRKPLQKLIK
- the purE gene encoding 5-(carboxyamino)imidazole ribonucleotide mutase — translated: MSKPFVAILMGSDSDLPVMQHTFDVLKSFNIAFEVKITSAHRTPEATHNYVTDAETRGCKVFICAAGLAAHLAGAVAGITTRAVIGVPIDAGPLNGQDALLSTVMMPAGVPVATVAIGKAGAKNAGYLAAQMLAVADDELAIAVKADRKANAEAVIAKDKALQEKLQSL
- a CDS encoding topoisomerase DNA-binding C4 zinc finger domain-containing protein, producing MKQPQLFTQHEHALEKEYELCPQCGSELAIKNSKHGPFLGCCQYPACDYSRPLVQHETLDEQLIDGSNCPVCQHELAIKKGRYGIFIGCSNYPQCHHIEHQNQLQQTSCPQCSKGHLAQRVSRYGKTFYACDSYPKCKYVVNYKPISKVCPECDWAILIEKKTATGTKIQCPQKKCSYKFERE